In the genome of Crassostrea angulata isolate pt1a10 chromosome 6, ASM2561291v2, whole genome shotgun sequence, the window TTGTTTGTGGTTTTCGACACACTATCATTGGGGTTCGTTCGATGTGGAAATATCCGGTGTAAGTAATTTCAttctataattcatttttttttaatcatatctataatcattttatttatttcggCTGTGACGTTGTAATTACAATTCAACTTTacattatgatttatttaaagattttgtgaCTGAAATTTGTGGACAGGAAATAGGTCCAGACTTCGGGACCTATCTTGAATTCGACAAGGACGGTATTATAGCCACGGATGGAAAATTTGCCCCACCAAATCTTATTGGTAAAGAATTCAAGTGCACAGTTACAATTCGAGGAATGCCGTCTTCCGGCGCAAAACGATACATGTCTGTCTATTGGcgaaatttcatatttaaagcaCCGGAAGTCGACAATATTGCGAAAGATCCGGAGACGTGTGGTAAGGCGTATGTTACTTTATACAAAGGCAAGGGAACTAATGTTGCAGAGAAAGAAACATTCTGTGGATTAAATGCTTTACCTACACACATTGAATGGGAGGGGGAGTATGCGACCTTGTTTTTCTACGTGGACTATCGATCCCCGTCATCCCAGGATCCGGATGATCCCTCTAAATTCCTGTATTCTGAAATCTTTTTCCGACTTGATATTACTTCATTTGACTTTGGTAAGTTATTGTCccttattaattttcaatcttaagtttaaaattattacatgacaaatgtaataaatgtttgaactttttatcgaaaatgacgcttgttatttaaaagaaatttaactttaaatttaaaattagtaaaatttaatgacaaacaCATATTAGAGTCTACGAATAAGCCGCATTAAAATTTAATGAGATTCCATGCCACTGTATATGTTGAAGTAATTTTAGTGATCTGAAATCTGTGTGCAGGGTGTGCGGATACCAAGGAAGGGGTGGTCATGATGTGCAATAACAGCAAGCGGTGTCTGGACGACTCCTTGCGCTGTGATTTCTGGTTTTCCCGAAACTGTCAATCGGAGTCTTATCCCAGGGATAACTCGGATACGAGTAGATGGCCCCCGGGAAACTGCTTCAGTATATATATgcacttatatacatgtattcatttgtttttttaaaatcaatcatcGATTATTAAACATTTCTATACGAGAAGAGTAATAAATGTACGACTTTTACGTTTGTATATAGCCTAAGGAAATtgtacaaaaatgaaataatacatgtacataaagattttttttaagctAAAATTGACCGATGTGCAGTATGATAATTTTGCAATTATCCATttatatgggcattttacagataaacagatatataaaaattataataacatAATATTgggattttttggtaaattttatTAGTTTTGGCGAGAAATTCATCATATATTATTTGTGAATTCATATATGAAAACAATGAGTACATGTCTTTCTTTACAGAGATAGTTCAAACAACAACTACCGAGCCCCTCCCCACTACTCCCCCTCCTGAGCCTGACTTCACTCCCCTGATTGTTGTCGTAGGACTGGCGGCTGCCCTTGCCTTCTTTTTCTGGTGTTTCTGGAGGCCTGGCTACCTGATATGGCGACTCGGTCGACTGCGCAACCATCCCTGCGTGAGAGCATGTGGGGCGTGCATTCCGTGCTCTGTAATGTGCGTCAGATGTTGCAGTTGCAGCAGCTGCTGTATAGGTAAAAATCCGCGCACTTGCAATTCACAATAATACTGGCATTGAAATAAGCACTATTTTCATAAGAGCACGTTCAATGGGATAATTTGTTGTGAAGATAGGATGTgtaatttttctcttttccaCATCCAGTATAATTGCGATAGTATTAAGATTACCTATCCATCATGATATCTCATCATGTTGATAAAAGACATAAATCCACCATATATTTAACTTATTTGGGTGAAACTGTTAttaattgttgttgttttataaGACTCTTCATTGATCATATACATTCTGTATACTGTTTAAGGTGAATATGAACAGAGTCCTACGGGGCCTGCAGCCTTTAGAGCCCTTCAGGTGCAGGAGATGGAATCTCAGAATTCTTCTGTAAAGGAGAACAGTATGCTCATTGGTAAATAGAAAAATTTGGCTTTCATTGATATTCATGTAAAAATCTCCAAAATTTTGCTATCGCAATTAGCATTTCTAATATTCATTCACAACATCCAGGAGGAAGTTCCCACTCTGGTAAGTCTGGGAAGGATGCAGGACGTATTTTGCCATGCTTTCCAAGGACTTCCGTGCCGGAAAAGCAAGGTACAATCAGGTGTATAATCAAACCAGAGAATGTTTGGTATTGGTatgcaatttgaaaaaaaagatatttacaaAAGCTTCCGTGAATAACAATACAGCTGTTGATTCAATTCCAACAATATTGATTTAGAGTCGGTATATGTTGGTTCTAAGTTGaagtatttgaatattttaaacacaGTCACACGTTCTGAACTgattgcattttatttattttattcaaatagtTGTTAAACATGAAATACATAATATAACATCGttaattattttaaaccaaattcCGTTTAATGATGTTAAGATTATCAAAGAatgtatgaaaaatgtttaattatcaAAGACTTGCAAAGTTTGGACAATATTATGGTTAACgatgttaaaattgtaaaattcaatttcaatgataaagCAGTATTTTCTATTGCAGTGGGTAAAGTAAGATTGAGACAGGCCACGGTTTGTCCTTTACAAACGTCAACAGAGGAACAGGACCAAGGAAACGGGGAACAGGGCGGCTCCGGCACAGAGCCCGGAACAGGAAGTAATGAAACCAACACAGAGAACCCAAAAATGGGCGTGTCTGCAGGCGACATCAACTTCGTCAATGATTGGATGAAAATGTTAACTGGTGATGGATGCCATCTTAGAGAGCATCGATGAGACTTTATAAAGTATCAGTCACATAAACATCGCTGATTTAAGTGACCAACATTTGTATTATATTCTAATATACCGTCCTCGCTTGACCTTACATATAATAACAGTTATCATACAGCTTCATTGCCTTTTTGTATCTATAATAAAAATCGCCCGTTTCTGTTTTGacttttataagaaaaaaaaattatatgttatCTATggatcattttgaatttttaaaaaaaaatgtcttcctGGCTTTTGCATAGTTTCATCTAAACGTTATTGACATTTGTATGATTATCTATAAGCGTTCTTGACTTGCATGGATTTAATCTAACAGATATCATATTTTGTGGCTCCATCAATGTGACAAATtcgattttataattttttttaaaatttatgtgataaaacataaatttcggATAATATTTGCGGTATCCAAAGTTTTATCGTATTGCATATGCACATAATTTTATAGTTCTTTCCTTATCATTTATCTACTAGTATTAAGTACCACTCAGCTTGCCGATCAAATAGCTAGTTATAACCAATGaaaattatttagttttaattGTTAACCTCCGTCAACGAACGATATTCGAATCTGATTTAACAAGTTTTAGCCACTTTCGATAAGTGTGTTAGTTTTGTTCTGTGCAAATTCATTGAAGACCCGGCACAGGTGAATTAAACTCTGTCGATTGATTTACCGATAGTATTTCCGTGGGAACGTGGAACGTGCGAGTACTTATGGTGTACTTATATCACTTAGGAATGGCTCTTCCTCCATCagaattttataattcatttccGTATTTAATGCCAATCATTCATTCAAACTGATGTTatgtattcaaaattatttgtttttattttgaattaaagagCATAGACAAATTAGatcattttttttggggggggggggggggtctatcaAAGAAACTTATCTCAGTAAATTGGATATGATTTTAGCATGTCTtgagtaaaactttaaaaaaaataatcactcCTACAAATATTTCAACTTTAAAGGAGTTATTTGTCTATCAATATTATCTAGGAAACAATATACGGAAAtccaaatgttttgttttatcatcCCTTAAAATGGAgaatcaaacatttttattaggaaactttcaaatattttgttgattgttgtttcctttcattttaaatttcacttcaatgcattttttaaatatcgtgattaaacatacatgtaattgcaaaGTCAAGCTATTTTACTGAGGTACGCGTTGCCAAATGACGCAAACAAATTTAGTTtaatacaggcacgtagcatcgtttttgaaagtggggggggggggggccagactcatccaaaaaatcttgacaagcaaaaaaaaagaaaaaaaagaaaaaaaaaaggaaatttaaacttttccaaaatcttcaaaatcctaatacgtggggggggggggggggggggggggggggggctgggatagtatataacttcaatttcattccttatttccttattttcatatcaattttttacatactccttaaaaagtggggggggggccaactctatgataattcaattttttatatgtaaattttaaaaaatttgttgctgcgagaaaaagtagggtgcccaggccccccctggccccccctgatgctacgtgcctgtaataTTTGGCTATCGACACATCGTCTACATTTCTGACAACAGGTGGGTTTCCTCTTCATTCGTACTTATACTAATCTACCTACGGGAACAAATCGTTTGACATTCGAATTGGATTGTTCAAGTTCATATTGTCGCTCACAGCTAATGTAGTGTTTTGTACTTTGTACAGAATGCACCTGTAAAAAGTGAGGCAGGTGTTAAAGCATTTCAAACGCAACCACCTGGCGTTTTAAACTTTTTCCctttatatatacaaatattcttACAATAATTAGATTGAATGATAAGAATTATAAGGAAAATCATAATTCCTGTACATGTGatttggaaaaaagaaaaagaaaaatgcaactcaaaatacatgtacattataattttattgcatCATTGTTTTCGCCAGCGAAATACATGGTACAGTGACAAAATGTTATCAT includes:
- the LOC128187870 gene encoding uncharacterized protein LOC128187870: MKTWVFFNYKMRFELRAALFVVFDTLSLGFVRCGNIRYFVTEICGQEIGPDFGTYLEFDKDGIIATDGKFAPPNLIGKEFKCTVTIRGMPSSGAKRYMSVYWRNFIFKAPEVDNIAKDPETCGKAYVTLYKGKGTNVAEKETFCGLNALPTHIEWEGEYATLFFYVDYRSPSSQDPDDPSKFLYSEIFFRLDITSFDFGCADTKEGVVMMCNNSKRCLDDSLRCDFWFSRNCQSESYPRDNSDTSRWPPGNCFKIVQTTTTEPLPTTPPPEPDFTPLIVVVGLAAALAFFFWCFWRPGYLIWRLGRLRNHPCVRACGACIPCSVMCVRCCSCSSCCIGEYEQSPTGPAAFRALQVQEMESQNSSVKENSMLIGGSSHSGKSGKDAGRILPCFPRTSVPEKQVGKVRLRQATVCPLQTSTEEQDQGNGEQGGSGTEPGTGSNETNTENPKMGVSAGDINFVNDWMKMLTGDGCHLREHR